The region GCGGCAATCAACAGGCTAAACAGTGTGCGATACATAGTTTTATTCTCCTAACGATTGAAAGTTGCGGTGATGGCTCGCCATGAGCATAGAGAATGTGTATAAGGTTGGTCAATAGGCGAGGCGGATTTCTATCGCCGCATGAATTTTTTTTATGATATATTCTTAGTGTCAGTTTCTGGGAGAAACCCCCTCGCCTTTAGGCGATGACTTTAGTTTGAGAATCTATGTTGTGTCATCGCGAGCGTAGCGAAACGACCAGCCTGCGGCAGGCTGGTCTCGCTTTTTGATCCATGAGATTGCTTCGGTCGTATATGCTTTCTCGCAATGACGCTGATGCGGTAAAGGGTGATGATCGGTTAAAGTTCCGCCCCCAAAGATTGGGGGCGGTTAGGTGGGGGTTGACTGGCGGCGTAGCCGGCAGCAATTCAAAAATCAACCACCCCCCCTCTAACTCCCCCCGAACTTCGGGGGGAGAACCTGTGAATTTTAAGGCGGATTTATCCGCTAACCTTTAGTCGAGAGTGATTTAGTCGTTGTTCTATACACGTCTCCGGTGGGCCATTCGGCTCCATGATCCATCGGCGTAAGCGAAAGGAGACCTCGTGCTCTTATAGATAATTTTACAAGAGGTTGCGTTTGGCGGGAAAATTCGCTAAGCGCCTGAATTTTGACAGGCTAGAGCAGCCTCGATATACTGACCGTTACTTCTATGCGTGGTAAAGGTCAAACTATGTCAACGAAAATGATACGCGTTAAAATTGTTGGAGCCACTGGATATTCAGGCGGGGAATTAATTCGCCTATTGCTCAACCACCCCCAGGTTGAGATTGCGGCGATTACCGCCTCGAGCGTAACCGGCCCTGAGCCGATTCACGCCTTCTGGCCTGCATTGCGCGGAATGCTCCAAGTTCCTGTGATTAAAGAAGTTCCTGGCGACGCGACTGACGTGGACCTGGTGTTTGTCTGTACGCCGCACGGCGCCGCGATGGCGATTGTCCCGGCATATATTGAAAACGGCAACGTCGTGATTGACTTGTCCGCCGATTTTCGATTTAAGGACCCGGCTGATCGCGCAGGCTGGTATGAGGGCGAACACACCGCCCCCGAATTGTGCGCAACGGCAGTCTATGGGATGCCGGAACTGTTCCGCGAGGAGATTCGCGGCGCCCAGTTGATTGCGAACCCGGGCTGTTACCCGACCGGGTCGATTCTCGCGCTGCATCCAGGCATTCAATCCGGCCTGTTGTCGCCGACGGGCATCCATGTCAGCGCGGCCTCGGGCGTGACTGGCGCCGGTAAAAAGCCCAAGCCGCATCTCCACCACCCCGAACTCGACCAGAATTTTCTGGCGTACCGAATCGGCAAACATCAACACGCGCCGGAAATTATCGGCGTGTTGAACCGTTCGACCGGCAAGCCGGTTTCGCTTTCTTTCGTGCCGCACCTGCTGCCGTTGCAGCGCGGTATTCTGTCCACCATTTTTTGCCAGAAAACCAATGCCGTCTCGTTGCAAGACCTGTGGGCGGTTTACGATCAAGCGTATCGCGATGAGCCGTTCATCCGTTTGTATCCTCTCGGCGAAGCGCCGACGTTACATGCGGTGCGCGAAACAAATTTCTTAGACCTTTCGTTGCAAGAAGACGCAACCACGGGCGAGATCATCATCGTGTCCGCCGAAGACAATCTGACCAAAGGGGCCGCAGGCCAGGCCGTGCAAAACATGAACTTGCGCATGGGCCTGCCGGAAGCGACTGGTTTGCTGCCTTCTTCTGCTTTAACGGTTTCACATTAAAACGGGGATTTCTCGTTGGGGAAAATTATGAATTCTTTTCGATGCCGCGCCGCTGTAGCCATTCTACTGATTGCCTCGTTCGCTTCATTCTCTTTTGCGAACCGAAACCGGCCGAATGATCCGCCCGCGTCTTCGCCGGAATTCACTCTGCTTGAATTGGGCGCCGAGTCTTTGGTGGTGCGCTATACGCGCCCCGATGACAGCGCGACGTCGCAACTGAAAACCGAAACTTTTATCGCAGTCCCGCCGGGGGCGGAGTTTACCGTCGAGCCAATCGCCTGGAATTTCCGTTTGGAACATGAGCGGAAATTCGAAGAGCCGATTGAAGGTTCTCTGGCGGATTTGACCCGTTCCGCATCGGACCCGGTTGCGATGCTAGGCAACGCATTTACCGCGAAACGCCGAATGTATCAGGAACTCGATGTCATCGAACTGACTTTTTCGCCGACCTCTGATTCTCCGTTGTCCGCCACCATGGCGGCGTATAAACGCGATAAAGTTCACTTAGACCATTTGGACGTCAAGGTGCAATGGTCGGGCGGCGCCGCTCAAATCCCTAAGCGCGACAGCGAACTGGATGCGGGCTATCGGCGCATGTTCCGTACGCTCTTTATTAATCACGATCAGGCCGAGGCGATGCGACGCAAACGCCCGCCGGTTGAAGACGAAATCAACCAGGGGTTTCACCCTGTCTCCATTGGATACGCGACCGGGGCGCCCGTGACCAATGCGGCGGTGGGGCAACTTCAACCGCGAAAAGACGGTATCCGCGTTCAAGTCGAGAGCGACGCTGTGTATGCCGTTCGCCCCGGGCAACTGCGTAAACTGGGCGTTGATCTGAACGCGGTCGCGTTAGACCAGGTGCGCGTGTGGCATCGCGGCGAAGAGCAACCCGCCGCCATTCTCGATGACGACGGCGCCTTTCGCGGCGAAGACGCGATCTGTTTTTATGGACGCGCGTCAGATTCCGACTACACAAAACTCGGCCATTATTTCATTACGTGGTCAGAGTTCGATTCCGCGCCGATGCGGATCGAGTCGAAAAACTTAACGCCGAAAGAGGACGGCGGTTCGGTCTTAACGGCGGAAGTTCTTTTTAACCAAGAGAAAGTGTTGGTCAAAAAAGGCCTTCGTACTTTTGATTGGTACTATCTTCAAATGGACCATCTCGAAGAGGAAATGGTCCTGCCGCTTCGAGGTTTGGCGCCGCAGGGCGAGATCATGATTGAAGTCGATTATTATAACAACATGCGCGATTTGCCGGGCTTCTCACTTTCGCTTGGCGATGCGCAGAAACATTTTCGCACCCGGCCTGACGAAGCCACCGCAGCGGTCTTTGTCGTTTCCGCCTCTGGAATCATCGAAAACCCGACATTCGCGATCACTCTCGATAAAAAGCCGTCGATCAACGCCGGGCCTGCGGGGCTGAGCGACAAAATTAACGAACTGCAATACCTGTTTATCGACTCTATCCGTGTTTTGTATTCACGAACAATTGATTTGAACGATGCGCCCATCGCGATGGAGAAAACCGATTCGGTCCCGGCGGCGGTACAATTGGCTTCGGCGTCCTATGACGCCAGCGCGGCCTGGGGGTTATGGTCCGTCAACGAAGGCAAACTCACCGGACATTATGATTTCTCTGCGATGGGCGACAGCCCCGCCTTTGAAACGCCGCAAAGCGATTGGCAATTTCTCGTCATTGAACAAGACAAGCGCCTACCGCCGCCGCAAGAAATCGCGCTTGATTACGCCTCGACCTTACACAACGCCGATCAGGGCTATGACTACATCATCATTTCGTACAACACATTAATGGACAGCGTCCTGCCTCTGGCGGAGCGCCGTACGAAAGGCGGCTTCAAGGTTCTGCTGGTTGATATTCAAGACATTTATGACGAGTTCAATTTTGGCTACCCCGACATCGAAGCGGTCAAGCGCTTTTTGCGGTATGGGCAGTCGGTTTGGACTGGCGCCTCGCCGGAGTTCGTGCTGCTGGTGGGCGACTCGTCGTGGGACCACCGCGACAACGAAGGCTCGGGAATGATCGACCAGGTTCCAACCTACGCGCCGCTCAACAACCCGCAGCGTTTTGCGTCGGATGAACATTACGCCTATCTCTGGGGCGGCGAGAGTGATTACTACCTGGACGTACTGCCCGGACGGATTTCATTGCGTACGCCGCAAGAGGTAAGTAACTACGTCACAAAAGTTGAAACCTACGAAGACAAGGCCCCGGTCGGCCCCTGGAAAGCGCGCAATGTCTGGGTGTCGGACGACACCTTCGAGCGCTATGCGGCGCGGCAGTCAGAAACCAGCGCGCCGCCGTTTTTAAAGTCTGTTTTTATTGACCAGATTGATTATCCTCATGTGACGAACCCGTATCTGTATCACCGTTTTTACGGTGACGAAAGCGCCAGCGCACAAGAGTATCTCAATAAAAAATACAGCCCGGAAACCACCTTGGCGATTTTAGATAACCTCAATCAAGGCACCTCGGTGTTTCAATATATTGGCCACGGCGGCAACCAACTGTGGTCGCATGAGCGTATTTTTTACGGCACCGCGCGCCCCACCAGCAATATCATTGAATTACAGCCGAACCAGCGTTTTCCGTTTATTATGAGTTGGTCGTGTTTGACGGGCTATCTCAATTACAACCGCCCGCCGTTTCACATTTGTTTGTCCGAAGAATTTATCCGCTACCCCGACCGCGGCGGCATCGCCGTCTGGGGGCCGAGCGGCGGCGGCACCACCGACCAGCACATGGTCATGTCTCACTTAATCATGCGGCTGCTGTATGAAAACGGACTGACGCGATTGGGCGAGGCAACCTCTTTCACAAAGACGGAATTCATGCACACCTACACCAATTCAGACCTGATTGACCAATACATATTATTTGGCGATCCCGCGATTGAATTAAATACTCCTGGCGAACAACTCGACGTTGCGGCGGGTAATGATTTTTATTACCAGGGCGAAGACATGGGCTATCAAGTGACGGCGCAAACGGCAGGGTTTGATTCGGGGGTCGCCATTGTTTCCATGTCCGCCGGGCGTGAATCGATTTATGAAAGCAAGCCGTTTTCGTTTTC is a window of Candidatus Hinthialibacter antarcticus DNA encoding:
- the argC gene encoding N-acetyl-gamma-glutamyl-phosphate reductase, encoding MSTKMIRVKIVGATGYSGGELIRLLLNHPQVEIAAITASSVTGPEPIHAFWPALRGMLQVPVIKEVPGDATDVDLVFVCTPHGAAMAIVPAYIENGNVVIDLSADFRFKDPADRAGWYEGEHTAPELCATAVYGMPELFREEIRGAQLIANPGCYPTGSILALHPGIQSGLLSPTGIHVSAASGVTGAGKKPKPHLHHPELDQNFLAYRIGKHQHAPEIIGVLNRSTGKPVSLSFVPHLLPLQRGILSTIFCQKTNAVSLQDLWAVYDQAYRDEPFIRLYPLGEAPTLHAVRETNFLDLSLQEDATTGEIIIVSAEDNLTKGAAGQAVQNMNLRMGLPEATGLLPSSALTVSH
- a CDS encoding C25 family cysteine peptidase — translated: MNSFRCRAAVAILLIASFASFSFANRNRPNDPPASSPEFTLLELGAESLVVRYTRPDDSATSQLKTETFIAVPPGAEFTVEPIAWNFRLEHERKFEEPIEGSLADLTRSASDPVAMLGNAFTAKRRMYQELDVIELTFSPTSDSPLSATMAAYKRDKVHLDHLDVKVQWSGGAAQIPKRDSELDAGYRRMFRTLFINHDQAEAMRRKRPPVEDEINQGFHPVSIGYATGAPVTNAAVGQLQPRKDGIRVQVESDAVYAVRPGQLRKLGVDLNAVALDQVRVWHRGEEQPAAILDDDGAFRGEDAICFYGRASDSDYTKLGHYFITWSEFDSAPMRIESKNLTPKEDGGSVLTAEVLFNQEKVLVKKGLRTFDWYYLQMDHLEEEMVLPLRGLAPQGEIMIEVDYYNNMRDLPGFSLSLGDAQKHFRTRPDEATAAVFVVSASGIIENPTFAITLDKKPSINAGPAGLSDKINELQYLFIDSIRVLYSRTIDLNDAPIAMEKTDSVPAAVQLASASYDASAAWGLWSVNEGKLTGHYDFSAMGDSPAFETPQSDWQFLVIEQDKRLPPPQEIALDYASTLHNADQGYDYIIISYNTLMDSVLPLAERRTKGGFKVLLVDIQDIYDEFNFGYPDIEAVKRFLRYGQSVWTGASPEFVLLVGDSSWDHRDNEGSGMIDQVPTYAPLNNPQRFASDEHYAYLWGGESDYYLDVLPGRISLRTPQEVSNYVTKVETYEDKAPVGPWKARNVWVSDDTFERYAARQSETSAPPFLKSVFIDQIDYPHVTNPYLYHRFYGDESASAQEYLNKKYSPETTLAILDNLNQGTSVFQYIGHGGNQLWSHERIFYGTARPTSNIIELQPNQRFPFIMSWSCLTGYLNYNRPPFHICLSEEFIRYPDRGGIAVWGPSGGGTTDQHMVMSHLIMRLLYENGLTRLGEATSFTKTEFMHTYTNSDLIDQYILFGDPAIELNTPGEQLDVAAGNDFYYQGEDMGYQVTAQTAGFDSGVAIVSMSAGRESIYESKPFSFSNSTIQHAFTAAVDADFATAAVRVYAWNKERNLDAWGGTEVSKYESTLSLSNGSVTMENDEAVVEFSVENTSPFLVDGAEYQLYFGATPERISLEPIEPHSAITASWRGALPQGAVRANVKLVEDPYLNITAKQGGGELLLDLPVELEHPIAPILSEMRTSAPDLISGDSVRLRIPFENIAGATREALNAKLVGPGADANIIGVTLDAGRDRTVDFRVDLPEAGTADYILYVSDGAYSNEFPLSLEIFGKPDLAMAEGGLTFEPKQPIVGKTVFFKTTVYNVGDGPANDVRIEAYLGDPAEKQRLLPFNRAQRTTIDRIEPGELASIELRWDPKGYEGAGSNKVFIVADPNDRIQELDESNNQAGTVVTLADLPDLKIESWSDHELKRKKNTKIPIWGEPLEIQARIRNIGDSSAEYVRLSIHHSGKELTRFFDTIAKKGIAETRFEVPLVSSKNTLRIVADQYDLIGEKGEETADDNNASLEKRYDFDLQMPLAALTSGERVYSVTSEDQFTAGWMEFFSFNELEQRLEMIPAVNEFTFRVAPSFVMDESAFNYRNASKDWLWFSRFNVFVSALQEARILPVRLPSAMGTFRVFVKLACPEYEKRDANDAAISGSPPPGMQIKTGGETDYVTIEYGAYGADDGYVLLGEKTIIDNSFLIDFKTMPGLFSSNVSDVRFERVQNGEPVSTDYISPLFPSDGATGRPATLAWEAGEPEGSSITIWARWVNQNQDGSLQYLPWAKRTEASKGKLTLSGKGDYIQYRARFSTLTQDFQSPWLKNLSLRIPGREARNSANIGAAR